The proteins below come from a single Drosophila miranda strain MSH22 chromosome Y unlocalized genomic scaffold, D.miranda_PacBio2.1 Contig_Y1_pilon, whole genome shotgun sequence genomic window:
- the LOC117191484 gene encoding uncharacterized protein LOC117191484, with product MSIISLICASASEVKQHTATVQVKVTPTPKPKEQQTATIEPRQQQPLVLHPIQRQAHQQQQLLETMALEHCYHKQQRPLGIPDAVSRPPAAASPTRKCSTNNQLAQAPVPAKRGRRKLTSNVDVAAAAAPPPTTTSAQYSIFLKHSKKCHLWMTS from the exons ATGAGTATCATATCCCTCATATG CGCAAGTGCAAGTGAAGTGAAGCAGCATACGGCCACGGTACAGGTCAAAGTTACTCCCACTCCGAAGCCCAAGGAACAGCAGACGGCCACGATTGAAccccgccagcagcagccgctggTACTGCATCCAATCCAACGACAAgctcatcagcagcaacaa CTTTTGGAGACAATGGCTCTCGAGCACTGCTACCACAAGCAGCAACGACCGCTGGGTATACCAGATGCAGTGTCCAGGCCTCCTGCTGCGGCATCGCCAACAAGGAAATGCAGTACCAACAACCAGTTAGCGCAGGCTCCTGTGCCGGCAAAGCGTGGGAGGAGGAAGCTAACATCTAACgttgatgttgctgctgctgctgctccaccCCCCACCACCACTTCTGCCCAATATTCTATCTTTTTAAAACATTCCAAAAAGTGCCATTTGTGGATGACCAGTTAA